A segment of the Crassostrea angulata isolate pt1a10 chromosome 10, ASM2561291v2, whole genome shotgun sequence genome:
ATATGACAGGATTTGATATTGACCATGATTATTTGCAGTATCAAGGAAGTTTTGAATGTCTCCAACAATTGAATGTTACGAAGATTTCGGAAGAAGAAGCCAGGATTCTGAACATGAAAACAGCCGATCAAGCTTTAAGTAATTTGTGGCATGAGGAAAGGTGCAAGCGCATCCATTCATCAGTCTTTGGGAGAATATGCAAGATGACAGAAAGAACGAACCCAGAAAAGTTGGCAGAAAGTCTAGTCACTAAGGCTCTACGGCTTCGTACATCACCAATCCTGCATGGACAGAAATTTGAAAAAGtggcagtaaaaaaaatttgaagagaTTACTGGACAAACAGTACATCCCACCGGTATATGTGTGAGCCTAGCACACCCTTACTTGGCGTCATCTCCTGATGGGATCATAGACGAGGACACCGTTGTTGAAGTTAAGTGTCCGTATGTTGCTAGAAATAGCATGATTACGAGACAGACAGTTCCATACATCCGTCAAAATGGTACAACGTTTTCACTGGACACCAATCATGATTACTATTACCAAATTCAAGGACAGTTATTCTGCgcagaaaaacaaaaatgtgtgCTCATTGTGTATacttttcttgatattttgtttttcacagtTGACAGAAATGACAAATTCATATCAGAGATGTTAAAGAAACTGGATTCCTTTTATGAGAAATGTTTTAAACCTGCACTTTTGGAGAAACGTTTTTTCAAGTCATATCAGGATTGTCattgtcaaaaataaatttgttctaACTTTGATTTCACTTTCATTTATTACTAGTATACAGGTATTTTACATTAAGGTAAAACAACAACATGATTGCAAAAGATGAATTTATCTAGGCATAAGAGGGAACAATGCAAGTTTTAAAATTGCACAGCATAAAACATACAAAGGTTATATGCGAAGACAATTTAGTTTCTGAACTATTCATAGGTTCAACTAAAATCTTGAAAGTTTTGGCAAGTCCAATGATGCGCTCAATGTGAACTCTTTTACTGGATATCTTTCGATCTTGAATAACAGTTGAACAAGAcattctgtttttctttttaaaaaatgtgggCATGTTTATCTGAATATTTCTATGTACAAACATATCCTGAACATTAAAACCTTTATCGGCCATAATCGAGTCTCCAGGATCACACAAATTTAACAAACTACTTCGCTCTACAATTTGTCTATCACTTGTTGACCCACCATAAGCTGGAGATACATATGACACAAGGCCACCAGGGGTTGCACCAACTAATATTTTGACCGTGTTCTTATTTTTATAAGTCGAAAAAGTGGCTTGCTGAGTTTTTGGAAGTTTTGGTTTTTTGATCGGACATTCAGTTCCATCAACTATAACTCTAGTATTaggaaatttcaatttaaaatctgATGGACAGAAATAATTAACAAGGGATTTGGGTGGccatatgtctacttctctccACTGCTTTGACATAAAAAGAATCCATGTATAGAATACATTTGACACCGTTTTTTCTGAGACATTAAATAATCTGGACAAGTCAAAATTAGTTCTATGTCTACGCATTTTGATAAGAACAAGGAAAAATTGATCTGGAACACTGATATTTGTAACCTTGTGATAGATGTAGTTCAAACAATATGCGGCTGGACCTAGGGTTCTTAAAACCATATaaaatttaacatatgtttcaagCCCTGTATAAAAGTGAATGCCAGCATCGTCTTtctcaaaattatcaatacacATTGGTGGAAATGTAGGTGTCTGGGtttcaacatttaaataaaatttctgtTCTTCGCTTGAATCCTCGTCAGTGTCATTCTTGGTTGGAATGCTTTCAATGACAATTTCATCTGCAACATCAATATCGTCTTGAAAATACACTGTGCCTTGACTTTGATTCTCGGTGGTATTAATCTCGATTAACTTTCTCTTCACCCCCCTTGTCCTAGCTCGGCTAGCCCTAGCAATATCTGCGGGACTTGCAGGATCTATCCACTGGAAAATGCTTGGGATTGCTGTTTTTTTCAGGCGTCTGCTTAATGGTGTGGTTcctaaaaaagtttaaaatttctaTAAGTTAAAATACCTTTAGTAACCATtcaaataaaatctgtaagtcaAACAGAAACTATCTAATTACTCTGTCTCATACTTAGATCTTACAAATCTTTTGATCTGTTATCATGCTTATGGAAAGTATTTTGTTATGTAATACTGGCAGCTACTGTTCTAAAAAATATCAGTGGGTGTTCCTGCCAGATGTTTATATAAGACAACTAACAAGTGTCCAGCAGAGGGTATTAGGCAGTAGCGGGGTACTTAGAGTTTGTTTACAAGCAGATGTACAATCATGCTGTGTTAATGATATGCAACACAAGTTTTCTTGGAGATCAATCGCATGTTTATTTCCTTTGaatgtatcaaagaaaaacaaggCGAAAGTGTCAAATTAGaagtttcaaatcaaattatctATCATATTCATcttagcaaataaaaaaaaaaacctcaaaatttggatttatatacatgtagttatatcgTCTAAGGAACTTTGACCATTTCGATCTTTTACAGTAAATATAATCAATGACTATAACTACGTTACGTAAACGTGGCATTTGACTGTAGCGATTttccattaaaataaaaagaaaaaaggaatttaatggTTGTTTATCCTTATCTTACACTTCGTAAATAAAAAAGCTAAACATTTACCGTAAACCGTCTCCGAGAGGTAGTCACTGTTTTGGAAATGTGATCTGCACACTACAGCATGTGACGAGGGTTCCCAACTCTGAAAACGGGATTCCCCACGTCTGATTGCATGAATCCAAGCTTTTTTCCTCAGTTGATCAGATGATAAAACGTGGCCACCTCTATTACTACACCCAGGTACACAGCAACAAGTTTCCGGCATGTTTCACGTGTGAACTGACAGCGATTTGTTTACGTTTGATACAATAAAGCCGATGCGATAATGCGCGAGCTAGTTCCGAAGGGGACCGTATTATCGTGTGGCGCCCTCTAAGGGAAAGATAACAGGAGACGGTTTCTAATTAGTTTCGGCTTTTGACGGTACCCTGGGGGTTAATCTGCGATAGACTGGTGTTCGATTAAGAAAGAGTCAATGACCAATGAAACCAGAGAGAAGCATCGGTCCAATTTGCTTTAATGTTCGGAGAATAATCAAACTTTAACCATTATACCGATAATTCTAAATACAGTGTACCTTAAAATCCAGAGGCTAGTTAAGTATAGCATCTAGCTGCTCTGAAATTTTAACTTGCTCCAAAAACTGTAAATTCCCCAAGTCTCTAAAACCTTaaactcagattcagcatcggAGCCTGTCATGAAAGGTTTAGATATAAACCATCCGAGATTGGTGAAGATTTGCCTGGTAATAATTTAAACATGGACTGAAACTTCTCCAGCATCTGAATCATACGGCTTACATGAATCACCCAAGCCTGTCAAGTACATTTTACTCAAAGGTtaaccatccattcaagtttggtgaagatagggcCAAATAATAAACTTAAGCTTTCAGCACTTGAAAACTTTATTTATCACTGAATAAATCATGAAATCCTATCTAGTCAAAACAGCTTTGGTGAATTTAGGACCTTGCAGTTTTCACTTTGGGACCTGCTCCAAAACTAACTGAAAGGCGACGCAGAAGTGTAATTTATTGGaaggatatttttttctatgcTGTACTGGTAGTATATCTCTATAGAGGTATAAACTTTTCGCTTAGAAGtgtaacaaaaattaattttaagtaaACGGCACTGACTCTTGACgattaagatatttttctatagcATGTACCCGTAACCAGAAATATCGCCGGCGTCCATCTTGCCTTTTCTCATATCCAAGGATGTTAGGTAAATCAACTGAATAATGGAAGGAACAGGTCCCATAACCAAATCTTGTCAGTTACTTGTCAGTTACTCGGTTTTCCGAAACTCTTGTTTCATAGAGTTTTTAAGACACTTGGCAGGTATGCGAACCTCGTGTCACTCGTGATATTGTCAGAATGTACTTCAGTGAATTGGCGTATGGAGTATATTGTATCTGACGTCACTAAGATAACcaattactggtacatgtatactctGACCTTGGGGTCACCGTGAGTCGGACCCGGAACGCTGGAAAGGTCAAGGGCACTAGTAGATAATGTAGTACATTTAGGCTAGAATTCCTCGCCGTTCTCTAGTAAAATCTTTAATGACCGAATTCGCTGAAACGAGACACAACAATTGGTTTCTTTAACTTGTCATCAATAAGAGGGAAATAACTTGAATTCAGAAGAATGTGTAGCTTAATAATTTCAGCTTTTtaagttgttttctttatttgatttgacaaAATGATCGTGTAGGAAAGGATATTCATTGAATAGTTTTTTCGTTGTACACCTTTTTACACTTAACACTTTTTATAAGATAAAGAATCTGGCCGGATTCCGAAAACGGAGTGTTTGGCACTGTCATGataaatgacgttttttttttgtaaaggttAATCTCGGATAATGaaaggaaaaataaatattcgaCCCTCTCACTATATATATAGATCGATTCCTATTTTTCCTTGCAAACAATATCATTGGGCGCTTTTGTTGAAACACAAGCATCTTAATTGCGTCTCATAAATATAATGTTCCAAATCGTGGCGAATTATCTGGGATAAGAAAGTCATGCATTGAGAACACATATATGACGGAATTCCGAACTTTTCAAAACATGTCATGCATTTCTTATCAGCGCACTAGATATACCTTTGTAAGATGGTCAGTGCTCGAGTTCTTTATATCCTAGTCCTCCCGATGTCTCTACGAATTTACAGCTTCCTTCTCCTCATCTGCTGCACGCAGGTCCTACTGACAGAATCAGCCACCAGGTGCTGTGTGCCGACTAACTTCCGGTCTAATATGGACGTCACGGGTGGTTTCCTCAGTAACAGCGGTCCAAATATTGTTGACGTAGGTGCACTCTTAAAAACAATTTGTGGTCTTTGCGTATATAAAAACAATGAGctcaaatatttatcatatgatCCTTTGAAATTTTAGCATGATTGGTTGCAAGTTGCATGTTTATTTGCAATAGTTTCGAATACAAATCATTTTATCCTGAGTAAAATTCAGCGTCGTCTCTATGACTCTACAAAAACCTCCCAAAGTTCCtctcaaattttaatatttattttaggaTTCTACATACTTCTGAGTTATGAAAGTTCTGTTCAATTTTTCGGTTTCTCACGTAAagacattttctttgcagaacCGGGTGTTGCTTTATTTCGATTACCCGACAGAGCGGTCAAGAACAGAGACTCGTATAACTCTACCTGGCGGCGGGCACCTGCTTCACACGGAAATAGCAGACTTCGCCAAGGTAAGCTCGTGCTCTTTTCAGTTCGACCAGGTCATaccatattttaattaatatgtaCACTGAAATGAGGTTTTACTCTCTGTTTGAAAGTTCatcatttgacaaaattaaagtttattcAGTTAAAGGTGAGATAAGTTCTATCAAGTCGTGCCATAATTtgcatgttttgtaatatgGAAACGTAtactttataaagattttttaaaaacagatttataTTTGATATGCATAAAAGGTTTGTCGTATTACAGCACAGGGTGTTTAAGATAGACGGTGATCACTGCGTAGAGAGCCACATGAATGCCACCATTCAGGACCGGTGCATTTCGGGTAAGATGGCTGTTAACTGTCATGCACGTGGTTGTTTCCTGTCTCGTGACTGCTTCAAATGttagagaggttaagcatttgaacATGTAC
Coding sequences within it:
- the LOC128167085 gene encoding uncharacterized protein LOC128167085; amino-acid sequence: MVSARVLYILVLPMSLRIYSFLLLICCTQVLLTESATRCCVPTNFRSNMDVTGGFLSNSGPNIVDNRVLLYFDYPTERSRTETRITLPGGGHLLHTEIADFAKHRVFKIDGDHCVESHMNATIQDRCISVDAQLVSTGYVGSPKNPLNIQTWRFSIPGTDIINYRMLTEISPGTCLPVLQAEHGFLNGAYSAMTYIISDVHIDHAPAALFDPPTHTCHKV
- the LOC128167185 gene encoding uncharacterized protein LOC128167185 codes for the protein MPETCCCVPGCSNRGGHVLSSDQLRKKAWIHAIRRGESRFQSWEPSSHAVVCRSHFQNSDYLSETVYGTTPLSRRLKKTAIPSIFQWIDPASPADIARASRARTRGVKRKLIEINTTENQSQGTVYFQDDIDVADEIVIESIPTKNDTDEDSSEEQKFYLNVETQTPTFPPMCIDNFEKDDAGIHFYTGLETYVKFYMVLRTLGPAAYCLNYIYHKVTNISVPDQFFLVLIKMRRHRTNFDLSRLFNVSEKTVSNVFYTWILFMSKQWREVDIWPPKSLVNYFCPSDFKLKFPNTRVIVDGTECPIKKPKLPKTQQATFSTYKNKNTVKILVGATPGGLVSYVSPAYGGSTSDRQIVERSSLLNLCDPGDSIMADKGFNVQDMFVHRNIQINMPTFFKKKNRMSCSTVIQDRKISSKRVHIERIIGLAKTFKILVEPMNSSETKLSSHITFVCFMLCNFKTCIVPSYA